Part of the Zea mays cultivar B73 chromosome 4, Zm-B73-REFERENCE-NAM-5.0, whole genome shotgun sequence genome is shown below.
gtggagattcctcgcaaacgggaaaaagagaaaagcaagaaaagtcgtggtattcaagttgatcattggatcacttgaaagggattgagtgcaaccctcgtccattgggacgccacaacgtggaagtaggcaagtgttacttggccgaaccatgggataaaatcgcgtgtctcttgtgattgttttctctttgattgtctgtgttcacaagagctcgtttcaagccaCTTAACCGTTCTAACCTtcataaccaagtttttgtggctattagtgttgaattttaaagGATCacttatccaccccctctaggtgctctcagattctcatgtaaccacatgtgCACCAGAGCCATTTCTATATGCCCCCATCACCAGGTTTTGAACCACCTCTACCGAGGTTCTTTGTAATAGTGGTATCCCGTGATTTTTGGCACGTTCCAACATACCTACCATAAAAATAGAACCCAAAAAACTGGATGCTAGTGATAGTGCGTGGGATAAGGGAGCCAAGGGTAGGGACGACCAGGGCTTCCTATAACTATTAAAGCCCAGGCTTTTAATATCCCCTTCGACTTCAGTTATAGGAACTGTGTATATAATTAGATTCCAAGATATATACATATCTAACATGCATACCATTATCTTTTATTTCATTGTTATTATTTGTATGTTAAATTCTTCATTTGGCTGAAGGTTTGGCCGTTTGAACGTCGTGTGGGTGTAGATATTAATTTTTGTTTTACTAACCGAAAATATCTTCTTGGACCTAGCTAACTTCTGCCAGCTCAGACCTACAACATCTTGCACTTCTTAATTGATGATGTTTATGGGGAAATGTCTGATTGATTGATCATGTGGGCAACAAAGACACCATTGCCTACACACATGTCATTCGTCGACATCTTTGTGAATATACACACATTGACTCATGTGAGTTAATGGCTGCTATTTCTGGTCTAAATCACTGCAACCATCACATGATCAGACCTACCATCATCGCGTACAGGAGTTTCAAACTAAATGTGAGTATGTGACACTGTTTCTCCAAGTAATCCCTGAATATATCTATCATGCATCACCCATGAGCTGAAGAGATATGTTCCCACATTTTTATTATCATTAGCCATTACCTCCATAAAGAAATGAAATTTTGTCATACTGTTAGCTGGCTTGGTCACTTAATGAGTTGCATACAACTGACCTAACTTATTGTCACAACATTCGCCATCATTTTCAGTAACTTACACTGGGTAATACTTTTGATGTTTTAGAAACACAACCTTGCAGTGAATTGAAGGACTGATCAGGTTTGGTTAGCAAGTAATTGGGAAATAAAACTTGTCAGCACGGTACAATGATAAGCCAATTATTCTCATTAAGTGAAGCTGATGACACAAGTAGCCATGCAGGGGCTATTTGGTTCTGTAATTGAGTGCTGGTGGGCTCGTTGTAGGACGGGAGATGGTCCGGTTTCATAGTACTTTGATTTGATGCTGCACGGGTAGTGGATATGCCTAACTGTGTTGGCCAATTTTTAAGTATTCGGTGGCGATTAATGCAGATCTATCTTCCACAGGCCCATGATTTCATGTGCTCAAAATAATAAAATTTAGTACCGCCATATCTTAGTGTAACAGTTCTGGTCCTTACACTGACTTCTGGGAACTTTTTTTAAAGGCCGTGCAGCATATCATCTATATGAAAGAACTCGTCCACTGATTTCTGCATGTATGCTACATTACATAGTATGGGGACAACAGAATTTGTGGTCACCGACATTCTTAACTACCCGCGCTCCGTCCATATAAGTGGGCTATTTTGAGAACACCAGTTTCCTAAATGATTTCTATTTTCTTaagaaaaattagttcattttttttttgaaaaataaaAATCTCTTGCAAAAATGGAGTTTATAAACTAGCACTAAAGGAATGAAATTACCTCGTTTAATTTAGTATATTTACTGGTATGTCTTTAATTAGTAAGTCATTAGTATTTATAAAAAGTTACTTGGCAATGGCAAACTTGCGTTTCCCTGTATCCTAAAAATGACACTTTTGTAGTCGGAAAAACCTCCCAACAAATTGTACTTTGGATAATCATGATTTTGTTGATCATCCCATGGTCTGATGATACAGTCGTAGAAAACGCACTAGGGAGGATCCTGATTCTATAAACAGGAAAACGGTCCCTATCATACCTTACGTGATGGTTTTGTATGCTAACCTGCTTCGCTGTTGTTTCGTAATTTAAACTTGTTGTGGTAGTAAAGCTTTCATTCTCTACTTCGTACTATAGAAAGCTGATTCATTTTGGTCGGCTAGATACCACCGAAAATAGACCCTATAGGGTCGAATCAAACAAATATACTAATCACACACCCTCATTAAATAAACATATTAGTCATGAAATACATACTAATTTCGTCGGCAAATGGATAATGACCGCTAAATATATAGaataaaatataaaaaaaatTTAAACTCTCGGTGGACCGGTGGCCGGCTGGAGGAGGGCTTTTGGTCGGGTCGACCGGCATAGAGACCGTGGGCGGTGGTGGGTGAGGGTGTCAGCGGCGGCCCGTGCAGGCGGAGTGGTCGTCGGCGGTGCCGGCTGTAGCCGGTGGTGGAGGACGGCACAGGTCGGGACGGCAGCGGCGTAGCTCGCCTAAGGGCCGGTGGAGGTGGGGCGGGAGTCTATTATTGCAAACAGAAATGACAAATGGTTGCAAAGACCATTTATAGATCATAATTACAAAGGCATATGCAAATTTGTTGCCCCTTTTATTAAACTTTTGGTTCCTTCATGCCTTGTCATGTGTTTTCTTTTTGTGATGCaaagatggaaaataaaaaagaaatacATAGCACTTCGCAGTGTTCTGTTGTCTGAAAATAAGATGGAAAATATGACAAGCAGAAAGCACATCATGTATAAGTGGTGTTTTCTCTGAAACACTATACCATCCAATGGTGCTATTTTATCCATATATATAGTACATGAAAAATAAATCATCTGAATGCATTTTCtctagagagaaagagagagaaaatgagATATCTCATAGAAGTCCACAACATGATTTGTATTAGTAATATAGAGCTACGTAGTACATGAAAGGAAGTTGGGTGGTTGCCTTACAGGACAATATTATATAGATGCCAGGGCAATCGTACAACCGCAGTATATATATAGGCGGAAGAACTTTGTGTTATCATTTCCCAAGTACATGAACGGAAAACAGTAAAGCACTAGTTCAACCATTATTTAAATACGTAGGATTAAGGGCTGATATGGCGGCCGTACGTCAACTCCAAATACCAGTGGATGCAGAATTGAAGGCGGATCAGCTGTTTTTAACAACTCGTGGAGCTCTCTCCATGAGGACCACCGGCTTGAGTGCAGCACAGTTCGCCTTCACATTGTTCTCCTTCTCCGGGATATGGAAAGCCGATGCAGGGAAGGTTTTGGTAATCCCAGCAATGCTCTTGCAGACAAGCTTCCCAGTCGCTGGATCATCATCAAGAGCAATCTCCTCCACCGGGACCCACAGCATGAGCTCCCTGGTCTTTATCCCTTTGACCTTCCTGATCCTGCCCTTCTCGGCATAGCCGGTGATCTCCGTGCCGTAAGAGACCAGCCTTCCTAGACTATGGAAGATGTGGTCAACCCTCTTGCTTTGCTTCAGCCACACGAATCCAGTTTCCTGGACATAGCCGCACTCGATTAGGTCCTTCAATGGAAGCAGACCATTGGGGAGGCCTGCTTCCCTGAGCAGGAGCTGGGTACACAGCTGGCAGATCTCGTCACCGTAGTATACCTCGGCCTTGGTCTTGAGTTCATCAGTTGTAAGGGCCATTCTTCTCAGGGCtatatctcttttcctttcttttgtTTTTTCTCCCACGCTCACCTCTTCCTTTTCGTTTCTCTGATGATCAGGTTTTGAGGCTTTGCTGTGTATGATTCCTCGACCTGTGCATGGCTCCCTTTATATAGGAAATGCCTTATAAAATTGTGCCTCGTCATGTTAGGAATTCTCCGTCTTGCCATTCTTTATATATGGAAAACATAACATACGCACGGGCGAAAATAATATAAGCAGTAGTTAATTTAGTGGTGTCCGTCACACACTACAGTAAACGAAGTAATTTCCGACGgccaaagccgtcggacataagccttAAACCGTCGGACATAGCTTAAGTCCGACGGTTTCtagttatgtccgacggtttctAGCCGCCGGACGTAACGCGTCGGAAATAGGGTTATGTCCGACGACAGCCGTCGGATATAACGTATCTCCGACGACCGCAACCAACCGTCGGAGATAACGGTTCGCAACCGTTTTACCTGTCGTCTGTGGGACCCACatcggttatgtccgacggctcgcgctagaccgtcggacataacaagtcCATTATGTCCGATGGCCTtgtaaaccgtcggacataacaaacccttatgtccgacggcttactcTAGGCCGTCGgataggccgtcggacataacaaattccagaaattgcacaaaattctgtattttaaaaaatctgacatttgcaaaatcaaaacagatttcatgcacatatacacattcacaatcacaaatatactcacataagtattcacaatcacaaatatactcacatatatagtattcacattcacaaatttaacataaTGACATATATAGTTCCAAATGGTTGCAACAAGTGTTTTAAATCAACATATAGGTCCAAAATCCAAACTGACATAGTGTTCGACGGATAGTCTTTCACATGAAAGGTTGCAACAAGTGTTTTACATCActatcactcatatccatcgccacctcctccggctggactctgcgtgttgaaaaggttgttcacccaagaatgtgatgcgtcgtcttgaccagagCCATCTCCATGTGCGGtaactgaagcgggtggtgtctgaaatccctataacacaagcacatgaaatagtaacctctacatcattttgatcgcctaataaagattcttccaacatttcagtttgtacattaaaTGTGTTGGTAAGTTCGTCGGcttggaaaatctcagcagctcccacttcctgctcgatttgactttcaacataaccagcatcaccaggaCCATAAAGtcgttcacgaggattaactttgtacactaccctccaatcaaccaaaccctttttcttagatggatatgtcatataatacacctgctcgcattggtgggcaaggattatagtgtcgtggccttttaatcgatcgttgtgtttgacttccaccatgccatattggttttctcgcgttgtatttggagaaaaccaatcacaatcgaagaacaccactttgagttgtttatctccaaaaaacttgtactcgagtatatcattaatgactccataataattagtcaccttcccttcatcatctacagctctagttacaactccggaatttgtcgtggctgctagaggatgatcatcttcgaaccttgtAGAATAGAATCTAAAACCGttgacatcataccgaccataacgtctgACAGTTACTGCTCCAAGGGATAATTGTCGAAGGtccgggtgtatattgtcatttttatctacataatctcgaaaccaacacaagaaattaggtcccccatcttttccctctcgacgattctggtcacgttcacagccagagatgcaattttgagaatcaaattcactgttagtacaaggaaacaaaccttttagtatAACATCAAAAATTGAAACGGCAATGACTAACGGCAATGACTAAAATTaagtttacacttacaggagaaactgactcatctcttccatgttgttatacatgtagagtaaagcagtcttccattcgtcATTGGTGAAACAATATGTTGTGCTGGGTCCTACATTATTGCCCCTCCATTCAAAATTTCAATATCACTGATAGGGGGCTCATCGACATGATACCGTAACGCAGGTgcattgacattgtgttcctctgcaaagtacaggcccgtgaacgatgctatctctttgtatttgaattcttcagcgatgcacccttcaactcgtctcttattaccaaccattgcacgtagcttctttagtgtcctttcgatgtgatacatccatctatactgcacaggacctcctaccttagcttcgtatggtaggtgaacaagtagatgttgcatcggattgaagaaacctggtggaaatattttttcaagtttgcataccaaaatcggtatttgttgctcaagattctccatcatctctttctttatttctttagcacatagatgtctataaaagtagcttagctccgctaatgctttccagacatcattttttacaaaacctCGAAACATAACAagaaggagtctttccattattatgtggtagtcatgactcttcaacccagaaaacttgcacgtcttcaaattcacagaccttctaaagcccgcggcgtaaccatctgggaactttaagtttttcaaccatttcatcaattgtttcttccttttaggtttaatactgaaaggagcacgtggcttcttctggttctctcctatctccatagttggtcttctatagattaaggccaagtcttttctagccttagggttgtcttttgttttgtcagtgatattcatgcaagtgttgataatgctttcacccacatttcgttcctggtgcatcacatcaatgttatgcattagaatcaaggctttcatataagggagttcccatagaccacatttgtgagtccaattatgctcggttccataaccttcaaaacgatttccatgttcgtttagtttcaaatcattaagtctcgcaagaatctctggaccactaagacgcttgggtggtcccctcgtcacaatcgtgtcctttttaaaagcgttcctaacaaacctgaacgggtgatcctctggcaaaaaaacatctatggcaatcgaagtaacatatctttccaccaaactttagtcgaaagcgtaaagtgtcttcaacgcatatcggacatgtcaaaatcccatgacaactccatccaacaaagataccataagccataaaatcatgaatagaccaCAAAAATgcggctctcaggttgaacttctgtttcttgtaacaatcgtacgcctcgactccttcccacaaaattttcaattcttcaatcaggggtctcatcatcacatcgatctttgttccaggatgatccggaccaggtattacaagacacaagaaaataaattcatatttcatgcaaagagctggtggaaggttgtatggaacagcaaagacgggccaacatgagtaggacgttgcagttagattgaaaggcgagaaaccatctgttggCAAACCGAAGCAGACATTtcgcacttcatcagcaaagctggaatcaaaagcatctagtgccttccatgcatctgtatcagctgggtgcgccatgacatttggattctcacgtaccccttctttgtgccacctcatgtgtctggttgtattcttggagatgaacaaacgtttcaatCGAGGTATAAaaggcatgtaacgaagttgcttacgtgcaatcttcgtcGTAACGGTgaaaccatcgtcgttttcaacctcaacgaatctacgctcaccacatatagtacacttcttctcacccgcggtctccttccagaaaagcatacaattattatcacagacatcgatttttttgtagtccataccgagcccagagagcaactttttggactgatacatgtcctttggcatcttgtgattcttcggaagtacatcactgatcaagttcaaaagctccttgtagcagttgtttgagaatgcaaacttagacttaatagccataagtcgagtcacaaatacaaggacggtcactttcgtgtgctcatgcaacggctcttcggcagctttaaggagctcaaagaacttctgaacctcaggtgtagctggatcctcataATCAGTGGGTTGATTGGAGTTCTCTGAATCgacggttagaagctcatggtgtacatcgtcaagcatctcttccatcctatcgtagtctccctcttcatgtgactgaacttccgacacaatacgaggaggtgggtcctcaccgtggtgcacccacacctcatagcctgacatataaccgttcttgcaaagatctatcgacatagtcctcctgtcaaggaaataaatgttccgacacttgctacaagggcacctaacatcggttccagtctctgaccgagcaaaagcacggtcgagaaaagcatcagtcttggcaacccactcacttgatagagcacctcttttcttccaaccttcatacatccatcgacgatcctcctccatactagatacgagattTTAATTTGATTAGTTAAGTAAATCATCCCCCTAATATAATAAACCACACTAATACAAGGAAAATCATTTCACGGGACcctaaatcatataaaatgaccttatttccgagggcattATAATTACCCTCAGAATTAATAGTTTAAATTATATAGGTACCACTACATAACATTGTCACGGGTGATAAATCATATAAAATGatcttatttccgagggcataataattaccctcggaaattaaaagtttaaattatctAAACACCACTAAGTAAACGAAAACAAATTAAATTAATTACATAATCAAATTTTGTCCATCGCACACAATAAATTAAAAAATATTTAACATACTAATTATTTAACAACAAAAATTGCAACTAGAAAACAATATTAACATATACAAAATAATACTTAAATTACTCACTTGAGAgtgcggggcggggcgggcgggGCTGCGGCCGGCGACGACGGGGCAGCACGGCGGTGACGGGGACGACTGCGCGGGCGACCGACGTGGGAGTGGCAGCACGGCGATGGCGGGGGCGGCGTGGCGGCACGACGGCGGGCAGCGCGGCGGCGGGCGTGGCGGCGGCGGGCAGCACGGCGGGCAGGGCGggcagcgcggcggcggcgggcagcaCGACGGCGCGCAACACGGTGGCCGGCAGGGGCGTGGCGGCGGTGGGCAGCACGTGATGACGGTGGCGCGCGCGGTGAAGATGGAAAATGAAACGGTGTTCCCTGGCCGCGCGGTTAAATCGCTTTATCTCCGACGGCTGTAATACGGGCCGTCGGATATAACCCTATGTCCGACGGCGCTCTgatagccgtcggagataaggcgtTATGCCCGACGGCCAGCAGAGGCGCTCGGACATAACCCTATCTCCGACGGTCTCCTGCgcgaccgtcggacataacaaggcCGTCGGAGATGCATGTTTTTACTGTAGTGACAGTTTGAATCTTGATAAATCTGTTTTTTTAATATTTTTCTGGCACACATATAATGCTCTTAAAACATGTAgggtcactaccggaatccagctctttgtcgagtgctcgagCCTTTACCAAGTGATTTTTGTTGGGCACTCGGCACAGTCCTACTCTCGGTAACCACCACGTTTACCGAGAGTATGACACTCGACATAGACAGACATTCGGCGAACGGCGGCGCTCGGCACAGGGCCGTCAGCAGCCGTCTATAACTGACGACCGTTAataactttgtcgagtgcccgacattgacactcggcaaagaagctactttgccgagtgtcaccagaccgacactcggcaaactacGCTTTCCCGAGTGCCTatcttggacactcggcaaagtatattttttattttcttttttctttttccaatcaaactttttgtggtttcttcctacactatgtagacttacatgttctattttggcacaattataaaagtgtttgctataactattagattttgttcgtttaattgaatttcctcAGATAATTCAGATttaaactgcaagtcactcgaaacatggAAATCCGTGAAtgtaaaaatgatattcatgttatttagcacaagttatggCCGATTTCAGGAGCAGAACGGAATTTTTGAGCACCATGCTCATGAAACATGGATGTGAACTTGCCAttcagttgtttaaaaattggataaaacacaaacaaaatcagaaaatcatgaaacttgttcacatgtcatgatatcatatgtagaggttgtgataaaaatttgaaaatgtTTCGTGAATGTTGCCACGCACTGTGTGTAGATAACCAGCTGCGAGCACGGGGAAGGGGACACACGTGGGCGGGTGTTGCTGAGCCGGGAAGGGGCCGTGCGCTAGGGCTGCGCCGGGGGGCCACGCTAGGCAGGGCGCCGGGGCAGGCGAGGCCACATAGGGGAGGGGTGCCGCCAGGGGCCGGGCTGCTGCGAGGGGGGGGCAGGGATAGGGCTAGGGGAGGGCGTGCACGGGGGCCGGGgacggggccgggcagggggcgcTGCATTGCCGGGGGAGGGCGCGCCGGGGGTCGGGGACGGGGCCAGTGTGGAGGATGGATATTCCCATGGTCCACACAAGGGCAAAACTTCGCTCGGGGCCACGCGGCAGTTGCCCCTTTGAAGCGTCCCGCTATGGTCCAGGCGAACAGAGATAGTGGAGGTAGGTCGATCCAGAGGTGAAAGAGGCCCACGTCCTAGCTAGTAGTGGCATAGGTGTGAGTATGTCAGGTCAGTTTGTTCCCGCACCCGACATCCTAAAACACCGGGGATAGCTCGGCATGGAAGCGTCGGATTTTCGTCGGGTTAGTGAAAGCTGTTTGCTACTAATTAGGAGATAAGTAGGGAGATTGCGATCAACACTTGTGCGGGAAAGCCCCCcatggtcgtgtatataaggccaaggAGGGACCCCCTCCATTTTCATCTCATCAGCCCATCAGTTCAGTAGTGACAATCTATAACCCCATCCATATACAAAAAGccaccccaggaagtagggtattgtgCTCCTCAAAACAGCTCAAACCTGCTGAAATCagctcatctctctctctctctctctcgtgtcgaagcacgaaccatcgagtcaCGATCAGTGACaccatcctacccaaaagcaccacgaaGGTAACCCTGGGTGTGTGGTCGGACACAAAACACCGACAGCCGGGGAGGGTGGGCAGGGGGCCATGGAGGGTGCCGCCACAGGGATCCACCGCGGCCAGGGTACCGGGCTGCGCGGGCAGGGGTGCCACAGGGAGCGTGCGCGCGGGGGGAGGAAGGGAGGAGAgataggggagggaggagagggggagcttACCACAAGCTCGACGGACGGCAGCAACCGCTCTCCGGTGATCCAAACGAGGACATGGAGGGAGTGGGAGAGAGGAGGAAGAGGTAGAGTGTAGTTTCTCTCTTCCTAGATCATGGGTGCGTGGGAAAGGGGAGTGGGGGCACATGGGGGAGAGGGGGTGGTTTGGACGTGCGCCAGGGCCGGGCTTGGCCGCACGCCAGGCCGGGCCGGGGCTGCTTCTCTAATCGATCTCGCTTGCTTCTAATCAAATTCATTTCGCGAATAGAAATCCTAAATTAAATGAATGCACGCCTAGGCATGACATCAGACAAAAATAAATatgattcagcatgatgcaacaacaataACCACCTAGGATTTTGCTTACACATGACACAGACACCAGtctctatattgctttgaaaataAGAGGAAGGAGCAGAACAGGAAGAGAAAAAGAGAGTAACTCCCGAATTTCGTCATATtgtggaagaaattttatacccccaaattcagggcgttacaaacctatcccccttaaaagaaaatCGCCCTCGATATTcagggttggccagcaaagagctcGAGATACATGGCCATCAGATCGTCTTCGCACTTCcacgttgcttcttcctcagagtggtgaccccatctaactttgcacatccTAATAGTGTTCTtctgggtgactctatctgcagtcTCTAGAATCTGCATTGGCACATGCAGACATttgttcaactgagacacatgaaagacatcatgcactgctgacaaacctttcggtaagctgagttgatatgccacttcccCACGCTTAGCGAGAATTTGATACGGCCCAacatatcggggtgctagcttgcttcTGAtctcgaaccttctgactcctctgataggcgataccttcatgtagacaaaatctcccacttcaaaactcatctctcttcttcttgtgtctgcataactttgctGCCTTGACTGCTCTATCTTTAGATTCCcctgaaccatcttgatgttcacttcggcttcgagcaaaatgtcgggcccaaacacttgcttctctctaggctgatcccagtgcaacggagttctgcaactccttccataaagtgcctgaaactgtgacatcttcaaactggcctggaaaCTGTTGTTGTAAGAAAATTTtgcataaggtaatctcttaTTCCATCCGGACTTATCTTGCAACacgcaggctctcaacatatctttgaGGATCTAGTTAATTCTTTTAGTCTGACCGTATGTCTGCAGATGATAAGCTAAACTAAAATTCAAATGTGTACCAGAGCTTCATGCAGTTGCtgctagaaatgagaggtgaactgtgttcctcggtctgacactatcttcttcggcacactatGGACACAAACGATCCGGGATATGTAGAACTCTgctaatactgcactgttgtagctagtcttgataggtatgaagtgggctgacttggttaagcggtccactactacccaaatggaatcatagccggctcgagtgtgGGGCaacccgactatgaagtccattccgatctcatcccacttccattgaggaatttgcaacggttgtaaCAAACCAGCTGGTCTCTGATGCTCTACTTTGAATCTCTaacaactgtcacatatagccGCATGCTCTGCAATCTCCCTTTTCatttcgtaccaccagaatttcctctttagatcctgatacatcgtCTTGCTTCTAGGATGTATGGAATAGGCTatgtcatgagcttccttgagaattaactcccgaatggattgaaCATTGGGAATACAcaggcggtctttgaaccataccacaccttctgcatcttcccgaaaatctttgcctcttccttctagaatcagttgccggatTTTATTGATCTTATCATCATTCttttgcgcttctttgatttcccgctctaaggcGGGTTCTAAttcaactgttactccttgcgtgttGTTCAAAAATTTGAAGCTCAGTCTGTCAAATTCttaggccaactcataaggcatcgggtgagcgaccatcatgttgacttgacttTTTCTACTTAAATCATCTGCCACCATGTTCGCTTTACCtggatgatagtgaatttctaattcGTAGTatttgattagctctaaccaccttcaatgcctcatattcagctccgactggATGAATATGtaattcaaactcttgtgatctgtataaacatcacacttctgtccatacaggtagtgcctccatgtcttgag
Proteins encoded:
- the LOC100276523 gene encoding uncharacterized protein LOC100276523, encoding MALTTDELKTKAEVYYGDEICQLCTQLLLREAGLPNGLLPLKDLIECGYVQETGFVWLKQSKRVDHIFHSLGRLVSYGTEITGYAEKGRIRKVKGIKTRELMLWVPVEEIALDDDPATGKLVCKSIAGITKTFPASAFHIPEKENNVKANCAALKPVVLMERAPRVVKNS